In Littorina saxatilis isolate snail1 linkage group LG8, US_GU_Lsax_2.0, whole genome shotgun sequence, a single genomic region encodes these proteins:
- the LOC138973497 gene encoding uncharacterized protein: MVYQTEKRMPNGELLFHKINRADKLFNPKNARMFPTFQRNMLQIRQASTHSRKSANQPCATEVSRNTKDSSQEAPSQSPPTSYFDLVAYYNFEEIRQDTLQLAAPWCLLENSKEQIQVGITEASQVKLLSSTL, from the exons ATGGTATACCAAACAGAAAAGCGGATGCCGAATGGAGAGCTGCTCTTCCACAAAATCAACCGTGCTGACAAGCTTTTCAACCCGAAGAATGCGAGGATGTTCCCGACATTTCAAAGAAACATGCTTCAAATACG GCAAGCGAGCACTCATTCCAGGAAGTCTGCCAACCAACCATGTGCTACAGAAGTCAGTAGAAACACCAAAGACTCCAGCCAGGAAGCCCCCA GTCAGTCGCCCCCCACCTCCTACTTCGACCTGGTTGCCTACTACAACTTCGAGGAAATACGACAGGACACCCTTCAGCTTgctgcaccatggtgtctcttggaGAACAGCAAGGAACAGATACAGGTGGGAATAACCGAAGCCAGCCAAGTGAAACTGTTGTCCTCTACGTTATGA